One Terriglobales bacterium genomic window carries:
- a CDS encoding prolipoprotein diacylglyceryl transferase family protein, translated as MDFPYYLHLGSWRLHPHWVFEALAYALGFRIYLALRRHSGDPIASPLRWSVIAAAAAGAAVGSKILYWFEDPWQTLERWPDPAYLMAGKTIVGGLIGGWIAVEWAKRHLSIRTRTGDLFAIPLAVGTAVGRIGCFLTGLEDHTFGTPTALPWGVNFGDGISRHPTQLYEVVFLLLLAAFLWRRSLEPHENGDLFKMFMVGYMGFRLLVDSIKPGVTVVGLSLLQWACVGVLLYYARDVWRWLISAERPTAAVDHG; from the coding sequence GTGGACTTCCCCTATTACCTTCACCTGGGTTCGTGGAGGCTGCATCCGCACTGGGTGTTTGAGGCTCTCGCCTATGCGTTGGGCTTTCGCATCTACCTGGCGTTGCGGCGTCACTCGGGCGATCCCATCGCCAGCCCGCTGCGCTGGTCGGTGATTGCGGCCGCGGCGGCCGGCGCCGCCGTAGGCAGCAAGATCCTCTACTGGTTCGAGGACCCCTGGCAGACGCTGGAGCGCTGGCCCGACCCTGCCTACCTGATGGCCGGCAAGACCATCGTGGGCGGGCTGATCGGAGGATGGATAGCCGTCGAGTGGGCCAAGCGGCATCTTTCCATCCGCACGCGGACCGGCGACCTGTTCGCCATTCCACTGGCTGTGGGAACGGCGGTTGGGCGCATCGGGTGCTTCCTGACCGGACTCGAGGACCATACCTTCGGCACGCCGACAGCGCTGCCCTGGGGCGTGAACTTCGGCGACGGAATATCCCGGCATCCCACACAGCTTTACGAGGTTGTCTTCCTGTTGCTGCTGGCGGCCTTCCTGTGGCGGCGCTCCCTCGAACCGCACGAGAACGGTGACCTGTTCAAGATGTTCATGGTGGGCTACATGGGATTCCGCCTGCTGGTGGACTCCATCAAGCCCGGTGTGACAGTAGTCGGACTGTCACTGCTGCAGTGGGCGTGCGTGGGCGTGCTGCTCTACTATGCGCGGGACGTGTGGCGCTGGTTGATATCAGCCGAAAGGCCTACGGCAGCCGTGGACCACGGTTAG
- a CDS encoding PilZ domain-containing protein: protein MTVTATTSGTGSLKALVRVALVNLDEPTSAVLRECFQQSRVSTVAVTGIVEPRLAREKFDACVVRLNDQAGKVLEAMRSSKENQRAFLYGVARSSEEAFPYARHSINALFLEPVEREAAQRVVQSTQNLVTGHMRLFVRVPLITEVILDADGKRHSCYSQEISGGGMAMVTSARPSLNRNVSLSFSLPSLPRLVMNAIVSYVTQAENLLGVRFAPSGDRDRVRKWVDDYLGAIHK from the coding sequence ATGACCGTCACCGCAACCACAAGCGGAACCGGATCGCTAAAGGCACTGGTGCGCGTAGCGCTGGTCAACCTGGACGAGCCCACTTCTGCTGTCCTGCGCGAATGCTTTCAGCAGTCCCGCGTCTCGACTGTAGCCGTCACCGGCATTGTGGAGCCGCGCCTGGCGAGGGAGAAGTTCGATGCCTGCGTCGTACGATTGAACGACCAGGCCGGCAAAGTATTGGAGGCCATGCGCTCCTCCAAGGAGAACCAGCGTGCGTTCCTTTATGGAGTGGCCCGGAGCAGCGAAGAGGCCTTCCCTTACGCCCGCCACAGTATCAACGCGCTGTTCCTCGAGCCGGTGGAGCGTGAGGCGGCCCAGAGGGTCGTGCAATCGACGCAAAACCTGGTCACGGGCCACATGCGCCTGTTCGTCCGTGTTCCGCTGATCACCGAAGTCATTCTCGATGCCGATGGAAAGCGCCACTCCTGCTACAGTCAGGAGATTTCGGGTGGGGGCATGGCCATGGTCACATCGGCCCGGCCGTCGTTGAACCGCAACGTTTCCCTTTCCTTCAGCCTGCCGTCCCTGCCGCGCCTGGTCATGAACGCCATCGTCTCCTATGTCACCCAGGCGGAGAACCTGTTGGGCGTGCGCTTCGCCCCGTCAGGGGATCGCGACCGCGTGCGCAAGTGGGTGGACGACTACCTGGGTGCCATCCACAAATAG